The following coding sequences lie in one Lolium perenne isolate Kyuss_39 chromosome 2, Kyuss_2.0, whole genome shotgun sequence genomic window:
- the LOC127332746 gene encoding uncharacterized protein encodes MSFWRETKILAGRKTGIWLAGRERCHLKGKEREERGELTRKNYLERRERGVSSSHTSSSAPARSAAAPPSTGLPNSGQACGQASGNSSHCVTMADGDYDPMKDPERRPRRTTDPGWNYGYMVTPGNSNIVKCNLCGKVTQGGIKRHKEHLAGTGGDALGCPRASTQLKREIYEYLVKNRRNQALPDDDVVEVDAAGTATTAEVSTTRESSGTAAKRNKRAFAMKISGNKDKVQSVGTKSIASMLRRKPEDIVDERRSGRSQSSMESSTKTEAELHYVDMQWALFFYECGIPFNVASSRQFQIAIEASCQCGSGYKPPSPYKLREPLLRDCVNETKLLRAEHEAAWKQYGCTLMSDGWSDRRGRHLINFLVNSPAGTYFLESVDASIECQDARMIADLLEKRIEGVGKENVVQVVTDNGANYKAAGKILMERIPTLYWSPCACHCLDLMLEDIGKLKAFKKPIARGRRVTTFIYRHGRLLALMRKATGNEDLVRPAATRFATSCLALKSLVKHKQALRSLFTSREWVANKLAKTTAGLNVQDIVLSAEWWHAAEDCIRVTNPLLRVLRIADGDELPAMPEISALMTAAKDKIRQAFPQQNKQGLLKMVMTIIDKRWETQMDHPLYGAALFLNPGKYFSIKESGDDELVGELRSCFNDVLAKMVADVPTRNKIDAQVVLYEDKRQGFSNVMAIENMGKRNPLDWWSSYGGRAIDLQRFAKRIVSLCASSSGCERNWSAFEFIHTKKRNRLQHRILNDNVFVSYNRKNMDRFQKRREKIGDKSYDPLIIDDFDWGNEWVDPTMPPPQGARGCPDDISWELVDEAVGASSSLQGRNFPRGASATMGRGPSNANIQYQRQRKRPAPTRSYESDDQEDDQVQRSSEPNGEDDDSDYVEDDVDVTDDDEDPTSADQDDENQNATMDDFDDHF; translated from the exons ATGTCCTTTTGGCGGGAAACGAAAATTTTGGCGGGAAGGAAAACTGGAATCTGGCTGGCTGGGAGGGAAAGATGCCATCTAAAGGGAAAAGAGAGGGAAGAGAGAGGGGAACTGACCAGGAAAAACTATCTGGAGAGAAGAGAGAGAGGAGTGAGCTCCTCTCACACGTCCTCCTCAGCTCCGGCCAGATCTGCTGCTGCTCCCCCATCTACCGGCCTCCCCAACTCCGGCCAAGCTTGTGGCCAAGCTTCTGGCAACTCCTCCCACTG TGTCACAATGGCTGATGGGGATTACGATCCAATGAAAGATCCAGAACGCAGGCCACGGAGGACAACTGATCCGGGCTGGAACTATGGCTATATGGTGACACCTGGCAATAGCAATATTGTTAAGTGCAATCTCTGTGGCAAGGTAACTCAGGGAGGGATCAAAAGGCATAAGGAACATCTTGCTGGCACTGGTGGAGATGCATTAGGCTGTCCAAGGGCTAGCACACAACTCAAGAGAGAGATATATGAGTATTTGGTGAAGAACAGGAGAAACCAAGCACTGCCAGATGATGATGTTGTGGAGGTAGATGCAGCAGGGACAGCAACAACAGCTGAAGTCTCCACTACAAGAGAAAGTTCAGGGACAGCTGCCAAAAGAAACAAGAGAGCCTTTGCTATGAAAATCAGCGGCAATAAGGATAAGGTTCAATCTGTTGGAACCAAGTCAATTGCTTCAATGCTTAGGagaaaacctgaggatattgttgATGAAAGACGCTCCGGGCGTTCTCAAAGCAGCATGGAGTCAAGCACAAAAACGGAGGCAGAGTTGCACTATGTGGATATGCAGTGGGCATTGTTCTTCTATGAGTGTGGCATACCTTTCAATGTTGCAAGTTCTAGACAATTTCAAATTGCAATAGAAGCATCTTGTCAATGTGGCTCGGGTTACAAGCCTCCTTCCCCTTACAAGCTGCGGGAGCCATTGCTTAGGGATTGTGTGAATGAAACAAAACTCTTGAGAGCGGAGCACGAGGCAGCATGGAAGCAATATGGCTGCACACTAATGTCAGATGGATGGTCTGATAGAAGGGGACGCCACTTAATCAACTTTCTTGTAAACAGCCCAGCGGGAACTTACTTCTTGGAGTCGGTTGATGCATCAATTGAATGCCAAGATGCTCGGATGATAGCAGATTTGCTTGAGAAGAGAATTGAAGGTGTTGGAAAAGAGAATGTTGTGCAAGTTGTCACCGATAATGGTGCTAACTACAAGGCAGCAGGCAAGATTCTAATGGAGAGGATTCCTACACTTTATTGGAGTCCATGTGCATGCCATTGCCTGGACCTAATGTTGGAAGATATAGGGAAGCTAAAAGCATTTAAGAAGCCAATTGCACGTGGTAGACGAGTCACTACTTTCATCTATAGGCATGGAAGACTTCTTGCTCTAATGAGGAAGGCAACCGGCAACGAGGATCTTGTGAGACCCGCAGCCACTCGCTTTGCCACATCATGTCTTGCTCTTAAGAGTTTGGTCAAGCACAAGCAAGCTTTGAGGAGTCTATTTACAAGTAgggagtgggttgcaaacaaattGGCCAAAACTACAGCCGGTTTGAATGTGCAAGACATTGTTCTTTCAGCGGAATGGTGGCATGCAGCTGAGGACTGCATTAGAGTTACAAATCCACTACTTCGAGTGCTTAGGATTGCAGATGGTGATGAGCTTCCTGCCATGCCAGAAATTTCTGCACTAATGACGGCTGCAAAGGATAAGATAAGACAAGCCTTTCCTCAacaaaacaagcaaggtttgctcAAGATGGTCATGACCATTATTGACAAACGTTGGGAGACTCAAATGGATCATCCATTGTATGGGGCTGCTTTGTTTTTGAACCCTGGAAAATACTTCTCTATTAAAGAGAGTGGTGATGATGAACTTGTAGGTGAGCTAAGAAGTTGTTTCAATGATGTCCTTGCAAAAATGGTAGCTGATGTGCCCACTCGAAACAAGATTGATGCACAAGTCGTTCTCTATGAGGACAAGCGACAAGGTTTTTCTAATGTGATGGCCATCGAAAACATGGGCAAAAGAAACCCTC TTGATTGGTGGAGTTCATATGGTGGTCGAGCCATTGACCTACAAAGGTTTGCAAAGAGGATTGTTAGTCTTTGTGCATCATCATCCGGTTGTGAGAGGAATTGGAGTGCATTTGAATTT ATCCATACCAAGAAAAGGAATCGGTTACAACACCGAATCTTGAATGACAATGTTTTTGTTTCATACAACCGGAAGAACATGGATAGGTTTCAAAAGAGGCGTGAGAAGATTGGTGACAAAAGCTATGACCCTCTAATCATTGATGATTTTGATTGGGGCAATGAGTGGGTTGACCCAACAATGCCTCCACCCCAAGGTGCTAGAGGGTGTCCCGATGACATTTCATGGGAGCTTGTTGATGAGGCTGTTGGTGCCAGTTCATCGCTGCAAGGCCGCAATTTTCCTAGAGGTGCAAGTGCAACCATGGGAAGGGGTCCCTCAAATGCCAACATCCAGTACCAAAGGCAGCGCAAAAGGCCTGCTCCAACACGATCATATGAGTCAGATGATCAAGAAGATGACCAGGTACAACGCTCAAGTGAGCCCAATGGAGAGGATGATGATTCCGACTATGTTGAAGATGATGTGGATGTGaccgatgatgatgaagacccaACTAGTGCTGACCAAGATGATGAGAACCAAAATGCTACCATGGATGACTTCGATGATCACTTTTGA
- the LOC127332749 gene encoding 2-methylpropanoate--CoA ligase CCL4-like has product MSGAVLNSINTRLDARTVSVLLRHSGSKLILVDPALLPVLHDALRLLPPGHPAPRIVLVEDPPREGVPSGASGGSAYERLLETGPEQSQDTTA; this is encoded by the coding sequence ATGAGCGGCGCCGTGCTCAACAGCATCAACACGCGCCTCGACGCGCGCACCGTCTCCGTCCTGCTCCGCCACTCCGGCTCCAAGCTCATCCTCGTTGACCCTGCTCTGCTCCCGGTCCTCCACGACGCGCTCCGCCTCCTCCCGCCGGGCCACCCGGCCCCGCGCATCGTGCTCGTCGAGGACCCCCCACGAGAAGGAGTTCCCTCCGGCGCCAGCGGCGGCTCTGCATACGAGAGGCTCCTGGAGACGGGACCCGAGCAATCTCAGGACACAACCGCCTAG
- the LOC127332750 gene encoding wall-associated receptor kinase 3: MSPRHMMIIPAGALIMVSLLQLYSPAAAQPVQGAGLPPNCPTRCGNVSVPYPFGIGDGCYWPGFNLTCDRTRLLLVGGGGGTLQIVEISLANSTVRVVDSAGQVNLTFDGAADGNGTWGGAGAGPYVVSERHNQFVVTGCNVQATLVGDGGGNNVISGCSSFCSINDKWTGVVTSSPSPGDGTTATTCSGIGCCETPIPIGRPSYGVQFKYLDSSHEHDDKLPIVVRIAERGWFDAASAALLNDSTGYAPSRRPAGPVVLEFAVDSNPVVVPGVATSGCPKEAARSACRSSLSSCHNVTGNYRSGYVCRCHNGYQGNPYLAGGCKDVDECALPGICSGQCTNTVGGYLCKCSRGTSGDPRIKNGCVKSSLGLSIGIGIGSGAGLLLLVLGAIFVTRKLKHRRAKMLRRKFFKQNRGHLLQQLVSQKADIAERMIIPLGELDKATNSFDKAREIGKGGHGTVYKGIMPDLHVVAIKKSKVAVQREIDEFINELAILSQINHRNVVKLFGCCLETEVPLLVYEFISNGTLYHHLHAEGPTSLPWKVRLRIATETAGALAYLHSAVAFPIVHRDIKSQNILLDDTLTSKVSDFGASRGIPSDETGDVETAIQGTLGYLDPLYCSTGILNENSDVYSFGVFLMELLTRKKPYLYRSSEEDNLITHFTSMLMKGDLVDLLDPQVVDEGGKEVEEVAMLAAACVRLQGEHRPTMRHVEMNLENLRASHVKVVALDMNAPSYALIEGTNTEEVSRQYSLEEEYLLSSRYPR; encoded by the exons ATGTCCCCGCGCCATATGATGATTATTCCGGCGGGGGCCCTGATCATGGTGTCGCTGCTGCAGCTCTACTCGCCGGCAGCTGCTCAGCCCGTACAAGGCGCAGGACTGCCGCCGAACTGCCCAACCAGGTGCGGCAACGTGAGCGTGCCGTACCCGTTCGGCATCGGCGACGGGTGCTACTGGCCGGGCTTCAACCTCACCTGCGACCGGACGCGCCTGCTgctggtcggcggcggcggcggcaccctCCAGATCGTGGAGATCTCCCTGGCAAACTCCACGGTGCGCGTTGTGGACAGCGCGGGACAGGTCAACCTCACCTTCGACGGCGCGGCCGACGGCAACGGCACGTggggcggcgccggcgccggcccgtACGTGGTGTCTGAGAGGCACAACCAGTTCGTCGTCACGGGCTGCAACGTGCAGGCCACGCtggtcggcgatggcggcggcaacAACGTCATCAGCGGCTGCTCTTCCTTCTGCTCCATCAACGACAAGTGGACGGGCGTCGTCACGAGCTCCCCTTCCCCTGGGGACGGCACCACCGCCACAACGTGCTCCGGCATCGGCTGCTGCGAGACGCCCATCCCCATCGGCCGCCCCTCCTACGGCGTGCAGTTCAAGTACCTAGACTCGAGCCACGAGCACGACGACAAGCTGCCCATCGTGGTGCGCATCGCAGAGCGAGGCTGGTTCgacgccgcctccgccgcgcTCCTCAACGACTCGACCGGGTACGCCCCCTcgcgccggccggccggcccCGTGGTTCTCGAATTCGCAGTGGACTCGAACCCGGTGGTGGTTCCGGGAGTGGCGACGTCGGGCTGCCCCAAGGAAGCGGCGAGGAGCGCGTGCCGGAGCAGCCTCAGCTCCTGCCACAACGTTACCGGCAACTACCGCAGCGGTTACGTGTGCCGGTGCCATAACGGGTACCAGGGCAACCCTTACCTCGCCGGTGGATGCAAAGATGTCGACGAGTGCGCGTTGCCGGGCATCTGCTCCGGCCAGTGCACCAACACGGTCGGAGGGTACCTTTGCAAGTGTTCGCGCGGCACCAGCGGTGACCCGCGCATCAAAAATGGCTGTGTCAAGTCTTCCCTAG GCTTAAGTATTGGCATAGGAATTGGCAGTGGCGCTGGCCTTCTACTTCTGGTACTTGGTGCTATCTTTGTGACTCGAAAGCTGAAGCATCGCAGAGCAAAAATGCTAAGGCGGAAATTCTTCAAGCAAAACCGTGGGCATCTGTTGCAGCAATTGGTGTCACAAAAGGCTGACATTGCTGAGAGAATGATCATACCCTTGGGGGAGCTGGACAAGGCAACAAATAGTTTCGACAAAGCTCGTGAGATCGGAAAAGGAGGGCACGGCACGGTCTACAAAGGGATCATGCCGGACCTGCATGTCGTGGCTATTAAGAAGTCCAAAGTCGCAGTCCAAAGGGAAATCGATGAGTTCATAAATGAACTAGCTATTCTATCGCAGATCAACCATCGAAATGTCGTGAAGCTTTTCGGGTGCTGCCTTGAAACAGAGGTGCCACTACTGGTGTATGAGTTTATTTCCAACGGAACActttatcatcatcttcatgctgaGGGACCAACATCATTGCCATGGAAGGTTAGGCTAAGAATTGCAACGGAAACCGCGGGAGCTCTCGCGTACCTTCACTCTGCCGTCGCGTTCCCTATAGTCCATAGGGATATCAAGTCCCAGAACATTCTATTGGATGACACTCTGACATCAAAGGTATCAGACTTTGGAGCTTCTAGGGGTATTCCAAGCGATGAAACAGGTGACGTTGAAACTGCTATCCAGGGAACTCTGGGGTACCTTGATCCCTTATACTGCTCCACGGGGATTCTTAATGAAAATAGTGATGTCTATAGCTTTGGTGTCTTTCTCATGGAGTTGCTGACCAGAAAGAAACCATATCTATACCGGTCATCCGAGGAGGACAACCTCATTACACATTTCACCTCCATGCTCATGAAAGGCGATCTGGTCGATTTGTTGGATCCTCAGGTCGTGGATGAAGGGGGCAAAGAAGTTGAAGAGGTTGCCATGCTGGCAGCCGCCTGTGTGAGGCTGCAAGGAGAACACCGACCGACCATGAGGCATGTGGAGATGAATCTAGAGAACCTTCGGGCATCACATGTTAAGGTTGTGGCACTTGATATGAATGCACCAAGTTATGCATTGATCGAGGGTACAAACACGGAGGAGGTAAGCAGACAATATAGTTTAGAAGAAGAATATTTGTTGTCATCAAGATACCCTCGGTAG